One segment of Nocardia farcinica DNA contains the following:
- a CDS encoding CPBP family intramembrane glutamic endopeptidase — MPAESPARREESEPTDRERSAIRLEIAIVLVVTFGLSGFGAALALLDSALSPEGVGGRTVALNASRSSNSLLDLLFQLVGVLRLAAWAALGLYLLWRSGIGPKLIGLGRPRPRVDLPPGLVLAAVIGLPGLGLYLVAHAMGVSVTIVPSSLDEHWWRLPVLLLSACANSVAEEVLVVGYLLTRLRQLGWSANSALLASALLRGSYHLYQGLGGGLGNLVMGLIFGRYWQRTNKLWPLVIAHATIDAVAYLGYVALRGRVGWLP; from the coding sequence ATGCCAGCCGAGTCGCCCGCGCGCCGCGAGGAGTCCGAGCCCACCGACCGGGAGCGGTCGGCGATCCGCCTGGAAATCGCGATCGTCCTGGTGGTCACCTTCGGGCTGAGCGGATTCGGCGCGGCGCTCGCGCTGCTGGACAGCGCCCTCTCCCCGGAGGGCGTCGGCGGCCGGACGGTGGCGCTCAATGCCTCCCGCTCGAGCAATTCTCTGCTGGACCTGCTCTTCCAGCTCGTCGGCGTGCTGCGGCTGGCCGCGTGGGCGGCGCTCGGGCTGTATCTGCTGTGGCGCAGCGGGATCGGACCCAAGCTGATCGGGCTCGGCCGCCCGCGACCGCGCGTCGATCTGCCGCCGGGGCTGGTGCTGGCGGCGGTCATCGGGCTGCCCGGGCTCGGGCTGTACCTGGTCGCGCACGCGATGGGGGTCAGCGTGACCATCGTGCCGAGTTCCCTGGACGAGCACTGGTGGCGGCTGCCGGTGCTACTGTTGTCGGCCTGCGCGAATTCGGTCGCCGAGGAGGTGCTGGTCGTCGGCTATCTGCTGACCCGGCTGCGGCAGCTGGGCTGGTCGGCCAACTCGGCCTTGCTGGCCTCGGCGCTGCTGCGCGGCAGCTACCACCTCTACCAGGGGCTCGGCGGCGGGCTGGGGAACCTGGTGATGGGCCTGATCTTCGGCCGTTACTGGCAGCGGACGAACAAGCTGTGGCCGCTGGTGATCGCGCACGCCACCATCGACGCGGTGGCCTACCTCGGATACGTGGCGTTGCGCGGACGTGTGGGCTGGCTGCCGTGA
- a CDS encoding LCP family protein: MNGDDPRNARTRRVPPPQGRPGMPHQRDPRAADPGHGAPGHRPAPPPRPVEPTKKLYRDAAPHQPLAYSQVPQEPPPRLRRTDYAPTQTPEPFEDPRAHRPPRRHVPPPPPAAPPRRRDPAPRPPRPRRKRHPFRWFLIFLLVLVIGSVAGVIHLDGKLTRIDALAGYADRVGDTPGTNWLLVGSDGRGGLTAEQEQELATGGEVGPERTDTIMLVHIPRSGKTTLVSLPRDSYVSIPGHGRDKLNASFALGGPQLLVQTVEIATGLRIDHYAQIGFAGFANVVDTLGGIEVCLPQAIDDPLAGIDLPAGCQELDGPQALGFVRTRATALADIDRMNNQRLFMSALLEKATSASTLANPFTLWPLASDIARSLKVDEGDHLWDLGRLGWAMRGDTVATTVPVGGFDDVSGSGNVVLWDKNRAGAFFEALADDRQIPDDLLTR; encoded by the coding sequence ATGAACGGCGACGACCCCCGCAACGCGCGGACGCGCCGGGTGCCGCCGCCGCAGGGCCGCCCCGGCATGCCGCACCAGCGTGATCCGCGCGCGGCCGACCCGGGCCACGGCGCGCCCGGCCACCGGCCCGCTCCCCCGCCGCGCCCCGTCGAGCCGACGAAGAAGCTGTACCGCGACGCCGCGCCGCACCAACCGCTGGCGTACTCGCAGGTACCCCAGGAACCGCCGCCCCGGCTGCGCCGGACCGACTACGCGCCCACGCAGACGCCGGAGCCCTTCGAGGATCCCCGCGCGCACCGGCCGCCGCGCAGGCACGTCCCGCCGCCACCGCCGGCCGCCCCGCCGCGCAGGCGCGACCCGGCGCCGCGCCCGCCGCGCCCGCGCCGCAAGCGGCACCCGTTCCGCTGGTTCCTGATCTTCCTGCTGGTGCTGGTGATCGGTTCCGTGGCCGGTGTCATCCACCTGGACGGCAAACTCACCAGGATCGACGCGCTGGCCGGGTATGCCGATCGGGTCGGCGACACCCCCGGCACGAACTGGTTGCTGGTCGGCTCCGACGGCCGCGGCGGACTGACCGCCGAACAGGAACAGGAGCTGGCCACCGGTGGCGAGGTGGGCCCGGAGCGCACCGACACGATCATGCTGGTGCACATCCCCCGCTCCGGGAAGACCACCCTGGTCAGCCTGCCGCGCGACTCCTACGTGAGCATCCCGGGCCACGGCCGCGACAAGCTCAACGCCTCGTTCGCGCTCGGTGGCCCGCAGCTGCTGGTGCAGACCGTCGAAATCGCGACCGGATTGCGCATCGACCACTACGCGCAGATCGGCTTCGCCGGTTTCGCGAACGTGGTCGACACCCTCGGCGGCATCGAGGTGTGCCTGCCGCAGGCGATCGACGACCCGCTGGCGGGCATCGATCTGCCTGCGGGCTGCCAGGAGCTCGACGGTCCGCAGGCGCTCGGCTTCGTGCGCACCCGCGCCACCGCGCTGGCCGACATCGACCGGATGAACAACCAGCGCCTGTTCATGTCCGCCCTGCTGGAGAAGGCCACCAGCGCCTCGACCCTGGCCAACCCGTTCACGCTGTGGCCGTTGGCGTCGGACATCGCGCGGTCGTTGAAGGTCGACGAGGGCGATCACCTGTGGGATCTGGGCAGGCTCGGCTGGGCGATGCGGGGCGACACCGTGGCGACCACCGTGCCCGTCGGCGGCTTCGACGACGTCTCCGGCAGCGGCAACGTGGTGTTGTGGGACAAGAACCGGGCCGGGGCGTTCTTCGAGGCACTCGCCGACGACAGGCAGATTCCGGACGACCTGCTCACGCGGTAG
- a CDS encoding ferritin produces MSGSEVAEAFPALLNAQIRRGFTVAQQYLAGAVYFDVRRLPRLAGHCYLRHEHHRGHALRMVQYLLDRDLPVRVGGLDGVQSDFDSEREAVALLLAAERAYTDEVTALTAAARDSADYLGEQFMQWFLREQLDAVAGMTTLLSVLERRGGNLFDVEEFVARELKPGKGADPTAPKMAGAGHI; encoded by the coding sequence ATGAGCGGAAGTGAAGTCGCCGAGGCGTTTCCGGCATTGTTGAACGCACAGATCCGGCGCGGTTTCACCGTCGCGCAGCAGTACCTGGCGGGCGCGGTCTACTTCGACGTCCGCCGACTGCCCCGGCTGGCCGGCCACTGTTATCTGCGCCACGAACACCACCGCGGGCACGCCCTGCGGATGGTCCAGTACCTGCTCGACCGCGACCTGCCCGTCCGGGTCGGCGGGCTCGACGGTGTGCAGTCCGACTTCGACTCCGAGCGGGAGGCGGTCGCGCTGCTGCTCGCCGCCGAGCGCGCCTACACCGACGAGGTGACCGCGCTGACCGCCGCCGCCCGGGATTCGGCGGACTACCTCGGCGAACAGTTCATGCAGTGGTTCCTGCGCGAGCAGCTGGACGCGGTCGCCGGAATGACCACGCTGCTGTCGGTGCTGGAGCGCCGGGGCGGAAATCTGTTCGATGTCGAGGAGTTCGTGGCGCGGGAACTGAAGCCCGGGAAAGGCGCCGACCCCACCGCTCCGAAAATGGCTGGGGCAGGGCACATTTAA
- a CDS encoding ferritin produces MSSHPENPRSKFHSLLHDQIRHEFNAEHQYIAIAVWFDNADLPQLAKRFYRQAVEERNHALMIVQYFLDRDISVELSGIDAAKSHFETAREPIALALAQEKTVTEQIIRLASTAREEGDYLGEQFMQWFLKEQVEEVANMTTLLNIADRAGSNLFDLEDFVAREMSGPADASYAPSVAGGSV; encoded by the coding sequence ATGTCCAGTCATCCGGAGAACCCGCGCAGCAAATTCCACAGCCTGCTTCACGACCAGATCCGGCATGAATTCAATGCCGAACACCAGTACATCGCGATCGCGGTGTGGTTCGACAATGCGGATCTGCCGCAGCTGGCCAAGCGTTTCTACCGCCAGGCGGTCGAGGAACGCAATCACGCCCTGATGATCGTCCAGTACTTCCTGGACCGCGATATCAGCGTCGAGCTGTCCGGCATCGATGCGGCAAAGTCGCATTTCGAGACCGCCCGCGAGCCGATCGCCCTGGCGCTGGCGCAGGAGAAGACGGTCACCGAGCAGATCATCCGGCTCGCCAGCACCGCCAGGGAAGAAGGCGATTACCTCGGCGAGCAATTCATGCAGTGGTTCCTGAAGGAGCAGGTCGAGGAGGTCGCCAACATGACCACCCTGCTCAACATCGCCGACCGCGCCGGGTCGAATCTGTTCGACCTGGAGGATTTCGTGGCCAGGGAGATGAGCGGTCCGGCCGACGCGTCCTACGCCCCGTCGGTCGCCGGTGGCTCGGTGTAA
- a CDS encoding DUF5926 family protein: MGKSKRNSPKPGGNRAQRLAERKAALEQAAQVVTRPFEGLAAECDLVALREFVPSATATLPLQPGVAPEREVVLGTVLPGAVAALVRAGEPPVGYVGAQVQFQGADAGADLAAAILWTQSAEAGDSLTSVESIAGGPRLTDVIDPNASLDLTVQQDFDWWVPEGVTPDPQVAATIEQAKQAIMPSARLDLGADVVGAAWWVDAGEKAHVRWVRPEDEDALMLALARVHAAGGLHMGEGSRFAGSFRTHGLLVPVFDLDPERHPSEWVEPAREFGVRLADALAVDTPLTADERRSRDGLRSRQVTLR, encoded by the coding sequence GTGGGAAAGAGCAAGCGCAACAGTCCGAAGCCCGGAGGGAACCGGGCCCAGCGTCTCGCCGAGCGCAAGGCCGCGCTGGAGCAGGCCGCCCAGGTCGTCACCCGGCCGTTCGAGGGTCTGGCCGCCGAATGCGATCTGGTCGCCCTGCGTGAGTTCGTGCCGTCGGCCACCGCGACGCTGCCGTTGCAGCCGGGCGTGGCCCCCGAGCGCGAGGTCGTGCTCGGCACGGTGCTGCCCGGTGCCGTGGCGGCATTGGTGCGCGCCGGGGAACCGCCGGTCGGCTACGTGGGCGCGCAGGTGCAGTTCCAGGGTGCCGACGCCGGTGCGGACCTGGCGGCCGCGATCCTGTGGACCCAGTCGGCCGAGGCGGGGGATTCGCTGACCTCGGTCGAGAGCATCGCGGGCGGGCCGCGCCTGACCGACGTGATCGACCCGAACGCCTCCCTCGACCTCACCGTGCAGCAGGACTTCGACTGGTGGGTGCCCGAAGGCGTCACCCCGGACCCGCAGGTGGCCGCGACCATCGAGCAGGCCAAGCAGGCGATCATGCCCTCGGCGCGGCTGGACCTCGGCGCGGACGTCGTCGGCGCCGCCTGGTGGGTGGACGCGGGGGAGAAGGCGCACGTGCGCTGGGTCCGCCCGGAGGACGAGGACGCGCTGATGCTGGCGCTGGCCCGGGTGCACGCCGCCGGTGGGCTGCACATGGGCGAGGGCTCTCGCTTCGCCGGGTCGTTCCGCACGCACGGGCTGCTCGTGCCGGTGTTCGACCTCGATCCCGAGCGGCATCCCAGCGAATGGGTGGAGCCGGCCCGGGAATTCGGCGTCCGGCTGGCCGACGCCCTCGCCGTGGACACTCCGCTGACGGCCGACGAGCGGCGTTCCCGCGACGGACTGCGCTCGCGGCAGGTCACCCTGCGCTGA
- a CDS encoding glycerophosphodiester phosphodiesterase gives MSQGNRAPFVVAHRGASAALPEHTLAAYELALQEGADGVECDVRLTRDGHLVCVHDRTVDRTSSGTGPVSEMTLAELKALDFGADGTPASVLTLSELIELVLDWRSRPTKLFIETKHPVRYGALVENKVLAELQRYGIATPASADHSRAVVMSFAATAVWRIRRAAPLLPTVLLGESSRYLGGGAATTVGATAVGPSVKTLREHPELVDKAAAAGRATYCWTVDEPADVRLCADLGVSWVATNHPGRTKALLAAA, from the coding sequence GTGAGCCAGGGCAATCGCGCACCGTTCGTGGTCGCGCACCGGGGAGCGTCGGCGGCGCTGCCCGAGCACACTCTCGCGGCGTACGAACTCGCGCTGCAGGAGGGCGCCGACGGCGTGGAGTGCGATGTCCGGCTCACCAGGGACGGCCACCTGGTCTGCGTGCACGATCGCACGGTCGACCGCACCTCCTCCGGTACCGGCCCGGTCAGCGAGATGACCCTGGCCGAGCTGAAGGCCCTCGACTTCGGCGCCGACGGCACACCCGCCTCGGTGCTCACCCTCAGCGAGCTGATCGAACTGGTGCTGGACTGGCGCAGCAGGCCGACCAAGCTGTTCATCGAAACCAAGCATCCGGTGCGCTACGGCGCCCTGGTGGAGAACAAGGTGCTGGCCGAGTTACAGCGCTACGGCATCGCCACCCCGGCCTCGGCCGATCACTCCCGCGCCGTGGTCATGTCGTTCGCGGCCACCGCGGTGTGGCGGATCCGGCGCGCGGCCCCGCTGCTGCCGACCGTCCTGCTCGGGGAGTCGTCGCGGTACCTGGGCGGCGGCGCGGCCACCACCGTCGGCGCCACCGCCGTCGGCCCCTCGGTGAAGACCCTGCGCGAACACCCCGAACTGGTGGACAAGGCGGCCGCGGCGGGCCGGGCCACCTACTGCTGGACCGTCGACGAACCCGCGGACGTGCGGCTGTGCGCCGATCTGGGCGTCAGCTGGGTCGCGACCAACCATCCCGGCCGCACCAAGGCGCTGCTCGCGGCGGCCTGA
- a CDS encoding DUF4328 domain-containing protein: MSTVVQPCARCGARWAVQSTPLHWCPRCRGVLLSPGPIDAPPQRRNYRWVARKPDHRVRKPGGTGPAAPTPTPRYREIPRWGLHDLPPPAPAAARSRLDDFASNTERLLILTAWLFGLAALAEVLRYLILLRNRTRLIHPFVLTLSDVFVWATGLAAVVFALGTAVALAGWLIRTRRATYARTGHADPRAPYAILLGCLVPVVNLLWPGVYLAELATATGDPRAERAVRIWWCAWVGNGVLVAAALLWRTADSLQAQADGVAFTALTDAVAAAVAVLTLAVVRLFDGRDLRGRARMARRWVVATDPAVPVIEPVHPGGARREAEPAAAAARDADDAGVTEDRVTEDRQIAHGAEDRAQEEVVAK, from the coding sequence GTGAGTACGGTGGTGCAGCCGTGTGCGCGATGCGGCGCACGATGGGCGGTCCAGTCGACACCGTTGCACTGGTGTCCGCGCTGCCGCGGCGTGCTGCTCTCGCCCGGCCCGATCGACGCGCCACCGCAGCGCCGCAACTATCGATGGGTCGCCCGCAAGCCCGACCACCGCGTCCGCAAGCCCGGCGGCACCGGCCCGGCCGCGCCGACACCCACCCCGCGCTATCGGGAGATCCCGCGCTGGGGTCTGCACGACCTGCCACCGCCCGCACCCGCCGCGGCCCGGTCCCGGCTCGACGATTTCGCGTCCAACACCGAACGCCTGCTGATACTCACCGCGTGGCTGTTCGGGCTGGCGGCCCTGGCCGAGGTACTGCGGTATCTGATCCTGCTGCGCAACCGCACGCGGCTGATCCACCCGTTCGTGCTGACGCTCTCCGATGTCTTCGTCTGGGCCACCGGCCTGGCCGCGGTCGTCTTCGCCCTCGGCACCGCGGTGGCCCTGGCCGGCTGGCTGATCCGTACCCGCCGCGCGACCTACGCGCGCACCGGTCACGCCGATCCGCGCGCGCCGTATGCGATCCTGCTCGGTTGCCTGGTGCCCGTGGTCAATCTGCTGTGGCCGGGGGTCTACCTGGCCGAACTGGCCACCGCGACCGGTGATCCGCGCGCCGAGCGGGCGGTGCGGATCTGGTGGTGCGCCTGGGTGGGCAACGGTGTGCTGGTGGCGGCGGCGCTGCTGTGGCGGACCGCCGACTCCCTGCAGGCGCAGGCCGACGGGGTGGCGTTCACCGCCCTCACCGACGCCGTCGCGGCGGCCGTCGCGGTGCTCACGCTGGCGGTGGTCCGGCTCTTCGATGGCCGGGATCTGCGCGGACGTGCCAGGATGGCGCGGCGATGGGTGGTCGCCACCGACCCCGCGGTGCCGGTGATCGAACCGGTGCACCCGGGCGGTGCCCGCCGGGAGGCGGAGCCTGCCGCCGCGGCGGCCCGGGATGCGGACGACGCCGGGGTGACCGAGGATCGGGTGACCGAGGATCGACAGATCGCGCACGGCGCCGAGGACCGTGCGCAGGAGGAGGTTGTGGCCAAGTGA
- a CDS encoding rhodanese-like domain-containing protein: protein MTSSEIPSVQVDEVPGAFDTGRPEGAILLDVREDDEWQQGHAPGAVHIPMADVPARTDELDYDAEVYVICRQGGRSIEVVKYLTHIGYEAVHVSGGMVAWQRTGRPLVAEGDRQAKIY, encoded by the coding sequence GTGACTAGCTCCGAAATTCCGTCGGTGCAGGTGGACGAGGTCCCCGGTGCGTTCGACACGGGCCGCCCGGAGGGGGCGATCCTGCTCGACGTGCGCGAGGACGACGAATGGCAGCAGGGTCACGCGCCGGGCGCCGTTCACATCCCGATGGCCGACGTGCCCGCGCGCACCGACGAGCTGGACTACGACGCCGAGGTCTATGTGATCTGCCGGCAGGGCGGTCGCTCGATCGAGGTGGTCAAGTACCTGACCCACATCGGGTACGAAGCCGTGCACGTCAGCGGTGGCATGGTGGCCTGGCAGCGGACCGGCCGCCCGCTGGTGGCCGAGGGCGACCGGCAGGCGAAGATCTACTGA
- a CDS encoding superoxide dismutase yields MAEYTLPDLDYDYSALEPHISGQINELHHSKHHAAYVAGANQALEKLEAARESGDHSAIFLYEKNLAFHLGGHVNHSIWWKNLSPNGGDKPVGELAAAIDDQFGSFDKFRAQFTAAANGLQGSGWAVLGYDTLGQKLLTFQLYDQQANVPLGIIPLLQVDMWEHAFYLQYKNVKADYVTAFWNVVNWADVQDRFARAVNQGKGLVF; encoded by the coding sequence GTGGCTGAGTACACGCTGCCAGATCTGGACTACGACTACAGCGCTCTGGAGCCCCACATCTCCGGGCAGATCAACGAGCTCCACCACTCCAAGCACCACGCCGCCTACGTCGCCGGTGCCAACCAGGCGCTGGAGAAGCTGGAGGCCGCCCGGGAGTCCGGCGACCACAGCGCCATCTTCCTGTACGAGAAGAACCTGGCCTTCCACCTCGGTGGCCACGTCAACCACTCGATCTGGTGGAAGAACCTGTCCCCGAACGGCGGTGACAAGCCGGTCGGTGAGCTCGCCGCCGCGATCGACGACCAGTTCGGCTCGTTCGACAAGTTCCGCGCGCAGTTCACCGCCGCGGCCAACGGCCTGCAGGGCTCGGGCTGGGCAGTGCTGGGCTACGACACGCTGGGCCAGAAGCTGCTGACCTTCCAGCTCTACGATCAGCAGGCCAACGTGCCGCTCGGCATCATCCCGCTGCTGCAGGTCGACATGTGGGAGCACGCCTTCTACCTGCAGTACAAGAACGTCAAGGCCGACTACGTGACCGCGTTCTGGAACGTGGTGAACTGGGCCGACGTGCAGGATCGCTTCGCCCGCGCCGTGAACCAGGGCAAGGGCCTGGTCTTCTGA
- a CDS encoding class I SAM-dependent methyltransferase: protein MSAHPFAAPEPWDLVADGYAETTHALLEPFSARALELVAPGPHARVLDVAAGPGTLSLPAARQVAEVAAIDFSEEMVRLLTARARAEGIDNIRATVGDGQRLPFTDARFDAAFSMFGLMFFPDRRKGFGEMFRVLRPGGVAVVSSWAPVLESTLMRMVFAALRAADPSIQEPQPNYLNLENPEVFATEMREAGFAGVSIQRHTHSVAYADGADLLAQMVRGSAPLTLLRREVGEREWERRAAIMRAHLDEHYRPNMPLTTTALLGIGHKPAA from the coding sequence ATGTCCGCACATCCGTTCGCGGCACCGGAACCCTGGGATCTGGTCGCCGACGGCTATGCCGAAACCACACACGCTCTGCTGGAACCGTTCTCGGCGCGCGCCCTCGAACTCGTGGCGCCCGGCCCGCACGCGCGGGTGCTCGACGTGGCCGCCGGTCCCGGCACCCTCAGCCTGCCCGCCGCCCGCCAGGTCGCCGAGGTGGCGGCCATCGATTTCTCCGAGGAGATGGTGCGCCTGCTGACCGCGCGGGCGCGCGCGGAGGGAATCGACAACATTCGCGCCACCGTCGGTGACGGCCAGCGCCTGCCGTTCACCGACGCCCGGTTCGACGCGGCGTTCTCGATGTTCGGCCTGATGTTCTTTCCCGACCGCCGCAAGGGTTTCGGTGAGATGTTCCGGGTGCTGCGGCCCGGCGGGGTCGCCGTGGTGTCGAGCTGGGCGCCGGTACTGGAATCGACGCTGATGCGGATGGTCTTCGCGGCACTGCGCGCGGCCGACCCGTCGATCCAGGAGCCGCAGCCGAACTACCTGAACCTGGAGAACCCGGAGGTCTTCGCCACCGAGATGCGCGAAGCGGGCTTCGCCGGGGTCTCCATCCAGCGGCACACCCACTCGGTGGCCTACGCCGACGGTGCCGATCTGCTCGCGCAGATGGTGCGCGGCAGCGCGCCGCTGACCCTGTTGCGTCGCGAGGTCGGCGAGCGGGAGTGGGAGCGGCGGGCGGCGATCATGCGCGCCCACCTGGACGAGCACTACCGGCCGAACATGCCGTTGACGACCAC